One Corvus moneduloides isolate bCorMon1 chromosome Z, bCorMon1.pri, whole genome shotgun sequence genomic window carries:
- the FBXO4 gene encoding F-box only protein 4 isoform X5 → MAAGAEPRGAGLEAAVRGGLRVLRERWMRGPRERGGTAPAPLPTPPDGAEGESALRMLPIDVQLNIMSFLSPQDLCRLGSTSCYWRAAVQDPLLWRYFLLRDLPSWTSVDWKSLPDVEIFNKAFSEVSDNALYDYMAVYKRSCPQGRRSLKSSRPRYGAVTSFLHSLVTQAEPRFAMFGPGLEELDDSLVQKMMTCPEILLVAGLPHRQIHGIGSGVSFQFNNSQKFNIVTLYSTTSVERRRAREEQAVAVNKMFYQENSIVGNQQAVHYSVIAQVRKVCEVVDGFIYVANAEAQKDAGHCSCNFRWIAKWN, encoded by the exons ATGGCGgcgggagcggagccgcgcGGCGCGGGCCTGGAGGCCGCGGTGCGGGGCGGGCTGCGCGTGCTCCGGGAGCGCTGGATGCGGGGCCCCCGCGAGCGCGGCGGGaccgcgccggccccgctcccgaCGCCCCCGGACGGCGCGGAGGGAGAGAGCGCTCTGCGGATGCTGCCG ATCGACGTGCAGCTGAACATCATGTCCTTCCTCTCGCCCCAAGATTTGTGCCGTTTAGGAAGCACAAGTTGTTACTGGAGGGCAGCTGTGCAAGACCCGTTGTTGTGGAGGTATTTTCTCCTGCGGGATCTCCCCTCTTGGACATCTGTTGATTGGAAATCACTCCCAGATGTGGAGATTTTTAATAAAGCCTTTTCAGAGGTCAGCGACAATGCACTGTATGATTACATGGCAGT ATATAAAAGGAGCTGTCCTCAGGGTAGAAGAAGTTTGAAATCGAGCCGTCCTCGGTATGGGGCTGTGACTTCCTTTTTGCATTCACTGGTCACTCAGGCAGAACCTCGCTTTGCTATGTTTGGGCCAGGTTTGGAAGAGCTGGATGACTCTTTAGTACAAAAGATGATGACATGCCCAGAAATTCTGCTAGTAGCTGGCCTACCTCATAGACAAATTCATG gAATCGGATCAGGAGTCAGTTTTCAGTTTAACAACAGTCAAAAATTCAATATTGTGACACTGTATTCCACCACGAG TGTGGAAAGGAGGAGAGCAAGGGAAGAGCAAGCTGTTGCTGTGAATAAGATGTTTTACCAAGAGAACAGCATAGTAGGGAATCAGCAAGCTGTGCACTACAGTGTAATAGCTCAAGTGAGGAAGGTGTGCGAAGTAGTTGATGGATTCATTTATGTTGCCAATGCAGAAGCTCAAAAAG
- the CZH5orf51 gene encoding UPF0600 protein C5orf51 homolog, giving the protein MAVAALRPRVAALGRRLGVPGARDTFLAKGSATLDKLKDLCNEGKEHPSTLFQLYTQAVLDITYFEENQLVDEDFPEESSLQKLTELIYILSEPEDLVRECSINEEPINILGAELLECLYWRKGALLYMYCHTAKERSEWLQENIATFKKCLNDGVHYLMKMLSLRCPLQLDEDVSLPDKDTATLLSEGIFSDTHLLAMMYSGEMCYWGLKHCGEGKQENLESIDPVSTSDLGSRSQSISLDFQETGRNMLTKYVAVCEGPLKGQGWNTTTAKQMLRYFVKSHS; this is encoded by the exons ATGGCGGTGGCGGCGCTGCGGCCGCGGGTGGCGGCGCTGGGCCGGCGGCTCGGGGTGCCCGGGGCCCGCG ATACCTTCTTAGCAAAAGGCTCTGCTACTCTGGACAAGTTGAAGGACCTCTGCAACGAAGGGAAAGAACATCCATCCACGCTTTTTCAGCTCTATACCCAG GCTGTTCTAGACATTACATACTTTGAGGAAAACCAGCTTGTGGATGAAGATTTTCCAGAAGAATCTTCCCTGCAAAAACTTACAGAActtatttatattctttcagAACCAGAAGACCTAGTGAGGGAATGCAGCATAAATGAAGAA CCCATCAACATCCTTGGTGCAGAGTTGTTAGAATGTCTttactggagaaaaggagccctGCTTTACATGTATTGCCatacagcaaaagaaaggagTGAATGGCTACAAGAAAACATTGCCACATTTAAAAAG TGTCTTAATGATGGAGTTCACTACTTAATGAAGATGCTTAGCTTAAGATGCCCTCTTCAACTAGACGAAGATGTCTCACTTCCAGATAAAGACACTGCTACATTACTCAGtgaag gtATATTTAGTGACACTCACTTACTGGCTATGATGTACAGTGGAGAAATGTGCTACTGGGGACTGAAACACTGTGgagaagggaagcaggaaaacCTTGAGTCAATAGATCCTGTGTCCACCAGTGACCTGGGCAGCAGATCACAGAGCATATCGCTGGATTTCCAAGAAACAGGCAGAAACATGTTAACAAAATATGTGGCCGTATGTGAGGGACCCTTAAAAGGTCAAGGGTGGAACACAACAACTGCAAAACAAATGCTGCGTTACTTTGTGAAGTCCCACAGCTAA